From the genome of Candidatus Saccharimonadales bacterium, one region includes:
- the mltG gene encoding endolytic transglycosylase MltG, whose amino-acid sequence MNDILPPKRPLSRPGGDVTRRPRTAQTPVASLPPQPQLPPKPNTPVTSTPTQQVAPADLKPPRKGKKKVVIWVIASILFCIVAMVIAAYIWYTQALLPVNASDQSKVRVEIASGSSPDIIGKTLEAKKLIKSQAAFDIYTRISGTRSKLQAGTYNLSPSETTEAIVSHLVSGKVDQYTLTFLPGATLQENKKVLLSAGFKGEDIDAAFVKTYDHPLFTDKPEGTDLEGYIYGETYAFNSSATLESILITTFDHYYKVVKEDNLIDGFKHQGLNLYQGITLASIVQREVPTSTDQKQVAQVFFKRLNTEMQLGSDVTYQYAAKKLGVAPTPSLDSPYNTRKYTGLPPGPIATPGRSALDAVANPASGDFLYFLSGDDDKTYFSHTSDEHEANIRDHCQVKCSIL is encoded by the coding sequence ATGAATGACATTCTCCCTCCCAAGAGGCCGTTAAGTAGACCGGGTGGCGATGTTACACGTCGGCCTCGAACAGCACAAACCCCTGTGGCGAGCCTTCCTCCTCAACCACAGCTACCGCCCAAGCCTAATACCCCAGTTACTTCGACTCCAACGCAACAAGTGGCTCCAGCAGATTTAAAACCACCAAGAAAAGGTAAGAAAAAAGTAGTCATTTGGGTCATCGCTTCTATATTGTTTTGCATCGTAGCAATGGTCATCGCAGCATATATCTGGTATACCCAAGCGCTTCTTCCTGTTAATGCGAGCGACCAAAGCAAAGTGCGGGTAGAGATCGCCTCTGGGAGCTCACCGGATATAATTGGTAAAACACTTGAAGCTAAAAAACTTATAAAAAGCCAGGCTGCGTTTGATATCTATACACGAATTTCTGGGACGCGCTCTAAACTTCAGGCGGGTACGTATAATCTTTCGCCATCGGAGACGACAGAAGCTATCGTTTCTCACCTTGTCTCAGGGAAGGTTGATCAATACACTCTGACGTTCCTCCCTGGTGCAACTCTTCAGGAAAACAAAAAAGTCTTATTGAGTGCTGGCTTTAAGGGAGAAGATATCGATGCAGCATTTGTTAAAACGTACGACCACCCGCTTTTTACGGACAAACCCGAAGGTACGGACCTAGAAGGATATATATATGGAGAAACGTATGCTTTCAACAGTAGTGCGACACTTGAGTCTATTCTGATAACCACGTTCGATCACTATTATAAGGTAGTTAAGGAGGATAACCTTATTGATGGATTTAAACATCAAGGGTTAAATCTTTATCAAGGAATTACGCTTGCCTCTATCGTTCAGCGCGAAGTACCGACTTCTACTGACCAAAAGCAAGTGGCGCAGGTATTCTTTAAGCGGTTAAACACCGAGATGCAGTTAGGGTCCGATGTAACATACCAGTATGCGGCTAAAAAACTGGGAGTTGCGCCGACACCTAGCCTCGACTCGCCATATAACACCCGTAAGTATACCGGTTTGCCGCCCGGACCGATTGCTACACCGGGGCGATCGGCGCTCGATGCGGTAGCTAACCCGGCCAGCGGTGATTTCCTCTACTTCCTCAGTGGTGATGATGATAAGACATACTTCTCACATACCTCAGATGAGCATGAGGCGAATATTAGGGATCATTGTCAGGTGAAGTGCTCGATCTTGTAA
- the ruvX gene encoding Holliday junction resolvase RuvX produces the protein MALSKTYLALDVGEKRIGVAVGDTMVKISVPLDTVEVDGNEVEKIARHIVRENPNAVVVGYPRNQSGEPTAQTTFVEAFAAKIKDIAPEIIFQDESLTSVLAENRLKSYGKPYTKADIDAQAAALILQDYLEQHA, from the coding sequence ATGGCGCTAAGTAAGACATACCTGGCGCTTGATGTGGGAGAGAAGCGTATCGGTGTCGCGGTGGGTGATACCATGGTGAAGATATCAGTTCCACTTGATACGGTTGAAGTAGATGGCAACGAAGTTGAAAAAATCGCCCGGCATATTGTACGGGAAAACCCGAACGCTGTTGTTGTAGGGTACCCTCGCAACCAGTCAGGTGAACCAACCGCTCAAACGACGTTTGTCGAAGCGTTTGCGGCCAAAATAAAAGATATTGCGCCCGAAATCATATTTCAAGATGAGTCATTAACCAGCGTATTGGCCGAAAACCGCCTTAAATCATATGGAAAACCGTACACGAAGGCTGATATTGATGCTCAGGCGGCGGCTCTCATTTTACAGGATTATTTGGAGCAGCATGCATGA
- a CDS encoding cell division FtsA domain-containing protein, whose translation MVFDKLRNKVQDKTIDNYVVGLDIGTEYVKALIAKINNDNLEIVGVGRAHQAISDMHSGAIADISGVVKNCEEALADAEDQAGLQAKRAVIGIAGELVKGVTNTIRYRRPQPDKPLDVAEMEFIIEKVQERAQGKAQAQIALETGNEEVEVKLVNSALVSIHIDGYKVSNPIGFQGRDVAVQIYTAFAPMVHIGALERVADELALELVAVAAEPFAVSRSVLGNDASSNFTAILVDIGGGTTDIAVVNDGGVEGTRMFGIGGRSFTRTIASEMELGYPEAEKLKVNIENSQIKPSVKKEVEAAVDKTLDVWLAGVELALSEFDSVDHLPNRILLCGGGASLKQLTEALSERDWWKELPFTKRPTVHHISPDEVIGITDNTGAASDHTFITAMGLLRVGYDTMVGSTESDTIKEKLNRILRI comes from the coding sequence ATGGTTTTCGATAAATTGCGAAATAAAGTTCAGGATAAAACTATTGATAATTACGTAGTTGGTCTTGATATTGGAACAGAATATGTAAAGGCGCTTATTGCTAAGATTAACAATGACAACCTCGAAATCGTAGGGGTGGGCAGAGCACACCAAGCGATCAGTGATATGCATAGTGGCGCTATTGCCGATATTTCGGGGGTAGTAAAAAACTGCGAAGAAGCACTTGCAGATGCCGAAGATCAAGCGGGGTTACAGGCAAAGCGAGCGGTTATTGGTATCGCCGGAGAGCTGGTAAAAGGTGTCACAAATACTATCCGTTACCGTCGGCCGCAGCCCGATAAGCCGCTTGACGTTGCCGAAATGGAATTTATCATCGAAAAGGTACAAGAGCGCGCTCAGGGTAAGGCTCAGGCCCAGATCGCTCTTGAAACCGGTAACGAAGAAGTTGAGGTAAAGCTGGTTAACAGCGCGCTCGTGAGCATTCATATCGATGGCTACAAAGTATCCAACCCCATAGGGTTTCAAGGTCGGGACGTTGCCGTTCAAATCTATACGGCATTTGCTCCGATGGTGCATATTGGGGCACTAGAGCGAGTGGCAGACGAATTAGCGCTGGAGTTGGTTGCGGTTGCCGCCGAACCCTTTGCGGTGAGTCGAAGTGTGCTTGGTAACGATGCAAGTAGTAATTTCACCGCAATCTTAGTCGATATAGGAGGTGGAACGACAGACATTGCCGTCGTAAACGACGGCGGAGTTGAGGGAACGCGTATGTTTGGTATTGGTGGCCGAAGCTTTACGCGTACTATTGCAAGCGAAATGGAGCTTGGCTATCCCGAAGCTGAAAAACTCAAAGTTAATATTGAAAACTCTCAGATTAAACCAAGCGTCAAAAAGGAGGTCGAAGCGGCGGTCGATAAAACCCTCGATGTATGGCTTGCGGGTGTAGAGCTGGCGCTCAGTGAATTCGACTCGGTAGATCATTTACCAAACCGGATTCTATTATGTGGAGGTGGGGCAAGCTTGAAGCAGCTCACCGAAGCTCTCTCCGAGCGGGATTGGTGGAAAGAGCTGCCATTCACCAAGCGCCCAACGGTTCATCATATTTCCCCTGATGAAGTGATCGGTATCACAGACAACACTGGTGCCGCCAGCGACCATACTTTCATCACAGCCATGGGTCTTTTAAGAGTTGGCTATGATACAATGGTAGGCAGCACGGAAAGTGATACCATAAAAGAGAAACTTAACCGAATCCTTCGAATCTAA